In Amblyraja radiata isolate CabotCenter1 chromosome 30, sAmbRad1.1.pri, whole genome shotgun sequence, a single window of DNA contains:
- the LOC116989805 gene encoding butyrophilin subfamily 3 member A1-like, which produces MDRIRNAAVAVTLDPNTAHPMLQVSPDLVTVRCVKGRAITSVDGGVSEPVLSVMGKPPLRDEEGITSGRCYWVVEVGSNSEWDLGVASNDAEKRARTTLRPEGGVWSIGCHQKVFRVNDANSKRISIHPATQEKIQMIGVYVDYGEGKVLFCDDSTGSHLHSFSDCTFKGELLPFFNVSASGNALTICPVVHVA; this is translated from the exons ATGGACAGAATCAGAAACGCGGCTG TTGCTGTGACCCTGGACCCCAACACTGCCCACCCGATGCTCCAGGTATCACCTGACCTGGTCACGGTGCGCTGTGTTAAGGGGCGGGCGATCACTTCTGTAGACGGAGGGGTTTCGGAGCCCGTCCTCTCAGTGATGGGGAAGCCACCTCTCAGAGATGAGGAAGGGATCACCTCTGGCCGGTGCTACTGGGTGGTGGAGGTGGGCAGCAACTCTGAATGGGACCTGGGAGTTGCCTCCAACGATGCGGAGAAGAGGGCCAGGACCACACTGAGACCCGAGGGAGGGGTCTGGTCCATCGGGTGCCACCAGAAGGTGTTCAGGGTCAACGACGCCAATTCCAAGCGGATCTCCATCCACCCAGCCACCCAGGAGAAGATCCAGATGATCGGCGTATATGTTGACTACGGCGAGGGCAAGGTCCTGTTCTGTGATGACAGCACTGGCTCTCACCTCCACTCCTTCAGCGATTGTACGTTCAAGGGGGAGCTCCTCCCCTTCTTCAACGTATCTGCTTCAGGGAACGCACTGACGATTTGTCCAGTTGTCCATGTTGCATGA